DNA sequence from the Fimbriimonadaceae bacterium genome:
TCAGAATCGCTGGCATTTCAAGCCCTCAAGCAGACCGTTTATAACAAGGTCTTGCTGCAGCTTGCAAAGGACGAAGGCGTCTATCCCACCAGCAAAGACATTCTCGACGAACTCGAATTCCAGAAAGAGGTCGATAAGTCGTTCGGGGACCGCCTCAAGCAGTCGGGATTGACCATCGACATGGTGAAAGAGCAGATCCTCATTCAGCTTGCTCAGGAGAAGCTGGTCACAAAGGGCATCAACGTCACCATCCAAGACGCTGAGAAGTTCATTAACGACAATCCCAAGCAGTTTATGCAGCCCGCGACGATCAATGCGAGCTGGATCTTTGTCAATTCCGACGCCAAGAAGGCACAGGCCGATCAGGCGCTTTCGACAGGACAAGCTTTTAGCACTGTCGCAATGCAGTACAGCGAAGCGCCCCAAGCCAAAGAGCTCGGTGGACGTTTCCCAGTCGAGAGACTAGATACGGTTGGCCCGCCCTTTGACAAGGTTCTCAAGGAGACCAAAGAAGGAACGATGTCCGAATGGGTCAAGGCAGAGAATTCGTGGGCGAAGTTCTATATCGAGCGACGAACCGAAGAGCGCCCGCTCGTTGTTGACGACCTGCTGAAGCGCCGAGTTCGCCGCCAGCTTGCCCTGCAAAGAGGAGCGCTCGCCGTCGATCTTGAGCGACGCGTCACCGACAAGATCGTAGCCAGCAAAATCACGATCGAAAGGACCGATCTTCAAGAACCCTGGAAGCGTTTGGTCGATGAGGTCAAAAAGCAGCGGGCTACCGTTGGAACCACGGGCCCAACGCCGGGTTCAGAAGCCGGTACACCCCCCGGACAGTAAAGTCTGCTACTTCACCAAATACATCCGTCTCCCCAGAAGTAAATTCTGGGGAGACTTTTTTGGGTTTTGCATGATGAGCGACTCTTCGAACACCGACAATCTCCTATAGAGACACGGTATGCCGTCAGCAATCGAAATCGATAGCATCGGCAGATGCGTGTCCCTAAAATCTCTGAGGAGGGAAGGACGCATTTTGATGCCGATTGATCATCAGTGTGTTCAGAACGGGAATGGGGCTTGAGGAGGCAAAGCCATCCCAGGGTGAACGGGCTATGGCCGAACGAATAAACGAGCTGGAAGGCCAGGTTGCAAGCGCTAAATCGGCGCAGAAGATGCACTGGTATGCCGCACGCAGGTTCGAGGAACTGTTTCATGCAGTTCCGGCAGCGTGCTACACGCATGATGCCTCCGGCAAGATCTACGAGTTCAATCGTGCCGCCGAACACTTGTGGGGTATCGAAGCCTTCGAGATTTTTGAGAAATCGGTTTATGGCAACCTCGTAGGGCCCAAGGCAACCGCGAGCTATATCCAGGTGGTCGAGAGAGTTCTCCGAGGAGAATCCGTCACCGAATTTGAGTGGGAGTTCGATGCCAGAGACGGCACCACCCACTACCTCATCTCCAATTTCTTCCCCGCGCGTAATTTGCAAAACGAGATCGTGTCCGTCAGTTGCGCGACTCTCGACGTTACCCAGATCAAAGTCGGCGAAATCGAGCGATATCGCACGTCAGAATTGGTAAGACAGTTTGTCCAACACTCCCCAGCGCCAATCGCAATGTTCGATACTGACATGCGATTCCTGGTCGCCTCAGATCGCTGGAAATCCGAGTTTATCGGACACGCGATGGAGCTCGAAGGGCAGGAGCTTAAGGACGCAAGCCCGAACCTTGCCGAGCGTTGGCAAACCCAGATCGTAAGAGCGCTCCACGGAGTCGCAAGCTCAAAAGAGGACGATCCGTTTGAGGATGTCGTTACCGGGGGAACCTCCTACTACCGTTGGGATATTCGCCCTTGGAGAGACCAAAGTGGAGAGGTCGGCGGCTGCATTATTCTCTGCGAAGATGTCACAGATCGCTGGCAGGCAAACCAAACAATCCTCGAAGGCAAGGCCAAACTTGCCGAGGCGCAAAGAGTTGCCAAACTTGGCTATTGGAGCTATGACGTCCAGTCGGATCGAGGCGAGTGGGCCGAAGAGCTCTATGCCATCCACGGTCTTGCAAAGCCCGATTGCATTCCACTTGACCAAGAGAAGTTTTTCAGTCTGATTCTTCCAGAGGATGTCGAGCGCGCGAAAACGGTCGTCGAGAAAGCAAAGAAAAGCGAAACAGAGTTCACCCTGGAATATCGCATCCATCGCAGCGACGGCGAAACGCGATATGTCCTTTGCCGCGGTAAAAGCAGGAAAACCCAATCGGGAATGTTGCTCGAAGGCACGGCCCAAGACATCACCGACCTTAAAGAGAACGAGCTTCGACTGATAGAGGCCCAAAGCCGGATCGCATCGTTCATCGCGACGAGCCCAACCATTCTGTACTGCGTCTCGGCGGACGGCACATTCGCCTGCACCTACGTGAGTGAGAACGTTGAGCGGGTTTTGGGATATGCCCCAGAGCAGTTCTGCGGTGATCTCAAGAGTTGGACAGATCGCATCCACCCCAACGATAAAGCGGCCTTTGACACTCAGTGGCAGGGAGTCGCGGAAGGCAAGCCCTTCCGATGCGAGTACCGCTCTGAACACGCCGACGGTTCGTATCGTTGGATCGTCGACGAGATCAATCTGGTCAGAGATTCATCTGGCGACCCCTTCGAGTACGTCGGTTCAAGAACCGACATCACCGAACAAAAGCAAGCCGAGGAGAATCTGCGACTGCTCTCCAGCGTTGCCGAAACATCTTCGAGCGGCATCTTCGTCTTTGACGCCAGCTTCCGACTCAAGTACGTAAACACCGCCTTTGTCAAGCTCGTGTCTTCCGATGCCGAAGACCTGGTGGGCAAATCTGCAGAGGAAATCCTAACGCAGTTCGGCTCCGAGGAGCATGCGATTCGTGTCCTACGGCAAGTCTTTAGAAACCCCAAACCCACCGAGCTTGAACTGAGCGTGAATGACCGTTACGGCGACAAGTATTGGTTCGAACTCGTGCTCAACCCGGTCTTAGACCCCGAAGGAAAGCTAACACACTTTATCGCCGTTGCACACAACATCACCGACCGAAAGCTCGTTGAGCACGAATTGCAAACCGCAAACAAACGGCTTGAGGCGTTGGCATCCACAGACGGCCTGACGGGTGTTCAAAACAACCGCGCATTCAGAGGTTTTCTGGAACTTGAGTTGCAAGCGGCACATGCTGCAAAAAGACCGCTGTCGATTATCCTTCTCGACGTTGACAAGTTCAAAAGCTTCAACGACAGCTTTGGGCATCTTGCTGGTGATGAGGTTCTCAAGGGAGTTGCCGACACTCTCCTCGATGCGTGCCGCGCGGGCGATTTCGTCGCTCGGTACGGTGGCGAAGAGTTCGTGGTTGTCCTGCCAGGAGCGGACGAAGAAAGGGCAATCGCAGCCGCAGAAAGAATTCGCACAGCTATCGAACGGGTGGTTTGGCCTCATCGACAGGTCACCGCCAGCTTTGGCGTCGCGACCGTCGTCGGTCGATGCAAGGATATCGAAAAGATCATCAGCGAAGCCGACAAGGCTCTCTATGCGAGTAAGGACGCCGGACGCAACTGCACGACGCATTTCCGACACTTGGCAAAGAAAGCGGCGTAGAGATTTTCGTTAGAATGCGTTCAGGAGAATGCATTGAACGAAAATCAAAACCCAAAGCTGCTCCAGGATTGGACGCAAGAACTCGACGCGTATCTCATTAGCATCAAATCCAAACGTCGTTCGAGTGACTTCAAAGGTTCCGAACTCGCCGTAGCGGCGATGGAGCGTCAAAAGCCCGCAGACTTTGTCTTATATGGGCCTCGTTCGTGCTTTGTCGAAGTCGACCGAGAGCCTGAAACCGAATCCACTCAACAAGAGATTGCCCTCTATAGGCGCATTCGCGAAATCGAACGACGTCTCGAAGCCAACGAGCGAAAGCGCAGGTGGTTTGAACGTCGGTTTTCGCTTGTGTTTGTACTTGCCGGCATGATCTGGATGTGGATCGCGCAGGGCCAGTTCATACGTTACGACTCAACACTGAGCGAGGTGGACACACGAAGCGTCAACACCCGCAAAGGCTCGCTTGAGCGTGAACAGCAGTTGATTTCCAAGATGACGAATCTGGAAAAGCGAGTGAAAGAGCTGGAGAACCGCTAAGCCTGCGCGAAAAGCGCAAGTGCAGCCGCGCCATATAGCCCCGCATCGGCCCCTAGTGGACTTGGAAGAATATCCGGCTTCACCCATCCCTCAGCAATATCGGAGTTCAAGTTATAGATCATCTCTTGCAGCCAGTCGGAGAGCCCAACCCCACCACCGACAACAATCACATCCGGCATCCACAGCGCGGCAAGAGTTCCGATGGCTGTCCGTGCCGCTTGAACGGCCCTATCTTTTTGCGATTCCGTTGGGGTCGGCGTCAACGCCGCTCCGCCGAGAAGCTCCTCAAATGATTCCGAGCCTGCAAGCAGATCGTTGAGCCGAGGGTACTCACCATAGGGCCCTCTCCAGATAGCTCCGTTCGCGACCAAGCCGCAGCCAACCCCCGTGCCCAGGCTAAGCGTTGCAACCCGCATGCCCGCAAACTGGGGCAGGTTAGCGTGCCCCCAAGCCGTCGCCAAGCCGTCATTGAGGACAACCGTATCAAGCCCATCCCAATCGTAACTTGCGCCTTCGTAATCTGGAATGATCGGCTTCGCTTCAATTACCACCTTAGAAGCGGGATCGACGGTTCCCCCGGTTGAGATTCCGATCCTCCTGACAGAAAACTCACCGGCTTGCTCGCGAATCCAGGCCTCACGTTCTCCTTGCGATTTTGGAAGTGCAATCCGCGACGAAGAAAGCAGTTTCCAATCGCTGCTGAAGTAGCCAAAGCGCAGCCAAGTTCCCCCGATGTCCACTGCCCCAACGTTAGCTTTGCTTCGAGCTGTAGCCGCAACAAACCGGCGAGTCTGCTTTACCGGATCGTTTAGGGCCCCACCGATCACAACCCCAGCTGCCCCAATCCGCAAGGCAGCCTGAGCTTGCCAAGGCTCCTGAAAACGACCTTCTGCCAAGACTGGGGTACTCCCCGCAATGCGCACCGCTTCGCGCAGAAACTCAAGGTCTGGACCGGAACTGCCCCAACTCTCCTGCGTGTATCCGGCGAGCGTCGTGCCGATAATGTCCGCCCCTGCCTCAAGCGCGTGACGAACCGAATCGGGACTGTCGCAATCCGCCATCGCAAGGAGTCCGCGGCGATGTATGTATTCGATAAGGGAACGCAAAGGAGCCCTATCCGGTCGAGCGCGACGTGTTCCATCAAGGGCGATAACTTCGCATCCTTCTTCAATGAGGGCATCGACTTCGGTAACAGTAGGTGTTATATAAACCTCGCTGCCCGCGTAGGCCTGCTTGATCAGGCCGATAACCGGCACCCCCGTGCCACTTTTGATCGCGAGGATGTTCTCAACCCCCTGCAACCGCAGGATTTGCGCACCTTCTTGGAGGCTCGCAAAGGCAAGCCTTAGCAGGGTGAGCGGGTCCTCTGTCGGCGACCCATCGCTTGCTTGTACACTTGCCACGACCGGGCATCGCCGGAGGCTCTCTTCAAACTCTTCAATCCGCATTAGAACAGGCTCTCCTGTTCCGAAACCTGTTCATCCGTGGATGATTCCTTCGCCGGCTCAGCCTCCTGCCCTTCAACCAGAAGCTTCTGTGCTGCTGCCCACGCGCGTGCGATGTCGGCAACCAGCAGAGAGTATCCGCCATCGTGGGTGCTTGAGGATTGCCGAAGGATATATGCCGGATGCAACGCCGCAATAGCCGTCCGAGCGTAGGCACACGGAAAGTACTTCCCGCGCTCTGCCGTGATCTTGAAGTCTTTCTTGATGATCAGCTTTGCGCTCGGCGCTCCGATACAAAGTACAACCTTGGGAGCGATAATCTCAAGCTGGGGTTTAAGCCATTGAGAGCAGGCAAGAACTTCCTCGTCTGTTGGCGGGCGATTGAATGCTTTTCCCTCCCGCCAATCGCATGCCCGACACTTGACCACGTTGCAGATATAAACGATTTCGCGGCTTAACCCATTGTCTCGCAGAGCCCGATCCAGCATCTGCCCAGCACGACCTACAAACGGACGCCCTGTGTGGTCTTCCGTCTCGCCTGGCCCTTCCCCCACCAACACCAACGGAGAAGCTGGATTGCCCTCACCAAAGACGACATTGTTTCTCCGCTCCGCGATGGCACAGGTCTGACAACAAAGCGCCCGCTGTCGTAGTTGGAGGAGGTCTTGAGGCCATCGTTCAAGCGGCAGAGGCTGACTGATTCCTGCGACAGGTGTAATCGCTGCTGTCAACTCGGTATCGGTCGGGCTACTCAACAGTCTCCCCCTCAGCAATCGCTTTCAACCTGTCGTAGCTCTGCTCCAAGGTTTGTGGCAGGACACGCACATCGCCCACCGTCGTCATAAAGTTTGTATCGCCGTTCCAGCGCGGCACCACATGCCAATGAATATGGGAAGGGATACCCGCGCCCGCAGCATGTCCGACGTTGACACCGATATTAAAACCATCCGGCTTGTAGGCCGCTGTCACCCATCGTACACATGCGGCAACCAGCTTGTTGATCTCTAAGAGCTCGGCATCGTCGAGCGCGCCGATGTCGTTCGTATGTTTGTAAGGGGCGATCATCAAGTGCCCGTTGGTATACGGGAAGGCATTCAGCATCACAAAAGCCGTTTTGCCACGCCACAAAATTAGGTTTTCCCGATCGCTATCCTGCTGGGGAAGATCGACGAAAATGCATCCTCCATCGCTTGGAGATGCTTTCTCGATATAGGTGAATCGCCAAGGCGCCCAAAGCCGTTCGGCCATAGATTGTTATAGCACGGGCCGGGTTGTGCGATGTGTTTGCGATCAAGTCGCTTCGGCAAGGATAATCGCTTCCGCAACCTCTC
Encoded proteins:
- a CDS encoding uracil-DNA glycosylase yields the protein MSSPTDTELTAAITPVAGISQPLPLERWPQDLLQLRQRALCCQTCAIAERRNNVVFGEGNPASPLVLVGEGPGETEDHTGRPFVGRAGQMLDRALRDNGLSREIVYICNVVKCRACDWREGKAFNRPPTDEEVLACSQWLKPQLEIIAPKVVLCIGAPSAKLIIKKDFKITAERGKYFPCAYARTAIAALHPAYILRQSSSTHDGGYSLLVADIARAWAAAQKLLVEGQEAEPAKESSTDEQVSEQESLF
- a CDS encoding putative N-acetylmannosamine-6-phosphate 2-epimerase, which encodes MRIEEFEESLRRCPVVASVQASDGSPTEDPLTLLRLAFASLQEGAQILRLQGVENILAIKSGTGVPVIGLIKQAYAGSEVYITPTVTEVDALIEEGCEVIALDGTRRARPDRAPLRSLIEYIHRRGLLAMADCDSPDSVRHALEAGADIIGTTLAGYTQESWGSSGPDLEFLREAVRIAGSTPVLAEGRFQEPWQAQAALRIGAAGVVIGGALNDPVKQTRRFVAATARSKANVGAVDIGGTWLRFGYFSSDWKLLSSSRIALPKSQGEREAWIREQAGEFSVRRIGISTGGTVDPASKVVIEAKPIIPDYEGASYDWDGLDTVVLNDGLATAWGHANLPQFAGMRVATLSLGTGVGCGLVANGAIWRGPYGEYPRLNDLLAGSESFEELLGGAALTPTPTESQKDRAVQAARTAIGTLAALWMPDVIVVGGGVGLSDWLQEMIYNLNSDIAEGWVKPDILPSPLGADAGLYGAAALALFAQA
- a CDS encoding HIT domain-containing protein encodes the protein MAERLWAPWRFTYIEKASPSDGGCIFVDLPQQDSDRENLILWRGKTAFVMLNAFPYTNGHLMIAPYKHTNDIGALDDAELLEINKLVAACVRWVTAAYKPDGFNIGVNVGHAAGAGIPSHIHWHVVPRWNGDTNFMTTVGDVRVLPQTLEQSYDRLKAIAEGETVE
- a CDS encoding PAS domain S-box protein codes for the protein MAERINELEGQVASAKSAQKMHWYAARRFEELFHAVPAACYTHDASGKIYEFNRAAEHLWGIEAFEIFEKSVYGNLVGPKATASYIQVVERVLRGESVTEFEWEFDARDGTTHYLISNFFPARNLQNEIVSVSCATLDVTQIKVGEIERYRTSELVRQFVQHSPAPIAMFDTDMRFLVASDRWKSEFIGHAMELEGQELKDASPNLAERWQTQIVRALHGVASSKEDDPFEDVVTGGTSYYRWDIRPWRDQSGEVGGCIILCEDVTDRWQANQTILEGKAKLAEAQRVAKLGYWSYDVQSDRGEWAEELYAIHGLAKPDCIPLDQEKFFSLILPEDVERAKTVVEKAKKSETEFTLEYRIHRSDGETRYVLCRGKSRKTQSGMLLEGTAQDITDLKENELRLIEAQSRIASFIATSPTILYCVSADGTFACTYVSENVERVLGYAPEQFCGDLKSWTDRIHPNDKAAFDTQWQGVAEGKPFRCEYRSEHADGSYRWIVDEINLVRDSSGDPFEYVGSRTDITEQKQAEENLRLLSSVAETSSSGIFVFDASFRLKYVNTAFVKLVSSDAEDLVGKSAEEILTQFGSEEHAIRVLRQVFRNPKPTELELSVNDRYGDKYWFELVLNPVLDPEGKLTHFIAVAHNITDRKLVEHELQTANKRLEALASTDGLTGVQNNRAFRGFLELELQAAHAAKRPLSIILLDVDKFKSFNDSFGHLAGDEVLKGVADTLLDACRAGDFVARYGGEEFVVVLPGADEERAIAAAERIRTAIERVVWPHRQVTASFGVATVVGRCKDIEKIISEADKALYASKDAGRNCTTHFRHLAKKAA
- a CDS encoding peptidyl-prolyl cis-trans isomerase, whose amino-acid sequence is MKEGLTLMKYLTIALAAGAALAIVGCGSKGAAPLATINGEDVFTEEYYKTLERLPTVRVQTAQGAQDVQVSESLAFQALKQTVYNKVLLQLAKDEGVYPTSKDILDELEFQKEVDKSFGDRLKQSGLTIDMVKEQILIQLAQEKLVTKGINVTIQDAEKFINDNPKQFMQPATINASWIFVNSDAKKAQADQALSTGQAFSTVAMQYSEAPQAKELGGRFPVERLDTVGPPFDKVLKETKEGTMSEWVKAENSWAKFYIERRTEERPLVVDDLLKRRVRRQLALQRGALAVDLERRVTDKIVASKITIERTDLQEPWKRLVDEVKKQRATVGTTGPTPGSEAGTPPGQ